The nucleotide sequence gaCAAGATGATATTTGTAGAGAAATAAAATCCAAACCACAGTCACATGCCTCAACATTTCAAAGATGGACAGCAAAGGTTGTCCTCCTCCAACATTCTCATGGCATCCATTTCACTTTCACCTTCCTTTCAGCTGTCCTCAAGCTACTCCGAACCGACACCATCCATTCCCAGTGACCACCACCTTCTCTTCTAGTCCTGCTCTTACCTCTCATCATCATCTATGTATCACTACTTACGAGCAAGTAATATATATGTTGCCCCTACCTTCCTCATGAGAGGCCAACAAAAGCCATTCTTTTGGTCATCCCCCATCTGTTTTTCTACTTCTATACGCAGACTGGTAATTCCTACATAACATCAGCTAACTATAATTTGTTTAACAGTTGCCAAGCGAGTTCGGcaataaaatatcttctatttgcTGACATTGTGCACAGTTCACAAGACAGACAAAACTAGGAACAAAGAAAATTGTGTTTTCAAGTCAAAGAAACTATTTCACAAACAATTAGAACAGAAATGAAGGTGAAGACATGCGATCTAAAGAATGCATTAGACTTGTATTCTTGGTTACAACTTTGATTTCTCTTCGAGAAAAGACAAGATTTTGTGGGCTAGAGGATAAATGAATCAATATAGAACTTGGGTGgaaataactaaaaaaagaagtGGATGTTCCCAAACATTGCTTCCTCGAGTCCAAGATTTCATGTGAAGACAGAGAGCAATCAGCTCAAGGGGAAGAAAACAATATGCATGGGGCATTGCATTTTAGTGTGCAACGTGAGTAGATTACATGCGAGGTCATGTTTGCCATCTCATCAGTATCTAGTACGGTTGTCTGATTCCCTTCATCAatgagcaagtttttgaaatggcAAGAGTAATTGTCTAGTGCTTAACAGCAAAATATTTGTGCTGTGATCCTGAGTTATTCCAATTAATTGGGTGGTCccttaaatctctctctctctctgcgcagCAGTAGGTGAAGAGAGACAATGGTGTCTAAGATAACAGTAACTTGCTATGTCTCTTACTGTGCAATCCATGTGGTATATGTACATCTAAGAATCCCATAAATATGTAGCTATTAAGAGAGGGCAACTACTCCAAACTTAATGGCAATAAAGGAGACATACCTTGTGGATCAGAGTGTGGTACTTCCGCATTATCTCCACCGACACAGTCCCCTCGATCATCGAGAAGACTTGACTTATGGTGACAGAACCTGAGCATGACTTTTGACAACGAATCAGATTTTACGATCGTCTCTCCTACCACGAatttatatgtttaattaagtGATAGAATCATCACTGCCTAAACAGATTTCACATAATCGTATTTGGATGTGTTGGAAATGTCATATGCAGTTGGAATTGTCTGAAGAGTTTAATGGATGGTTTCCAAGTGTGAGGTGTGGGAAGCCGGTAGCACATCTACCGATGATGGATGGTCCATGAAGCACTTGTTTTATGGTTGGCTTCTGATTCAAAATTTGATCTTATCTGAAACAATTTCCTCCCTAAGGACATGAACacaggaggaagagagagagagagagaggtgggggtggggtggggtggggtgtggGCTGGGCGGAGAGGGAGGAAGATGAGAAGCAGAGTCATGAGCGTGACGGCGGCCCCAGTGGCCACTATTCGCCGCAAGTTGGCGGATAATTACACGCATGTGATGCGAGGAGGGGTGGGTGGGAGAAAGGCAGCACCATCTCCACGCGCTTTCAACCTTTCCATTTCAataccccatatatatatatatatatatatatatatatatatatatatatatatatatatatatatatatatatatatatatacccaagaAGCCAAGCATTGACCAAGACCCACTTCAAATGCTTTTATCTAAAAGAGCTCGTAAGGTATGTGGTGAGACCTATGATGGTCGCCACGCCATTGGAATTTAAGCTCAAACATGCATAGAGACTCCAAAGTGTTGTGCGTCGACAACTGTACTATCGTTCACCGTGCGTAAGTCGACAGAAATCTCTTTAAAGTTCTTGCAACGAAGAAGGTGCAACAGAGAGAGAAGATTGAGTAGCCACAACATGCACACGCAGTTGTTGTCATTTTTatttctcctcctccacctcctaccATCTTCTTCCTCGGTGTGAAACGAGTGTGGAGACCCgagtcaagatcattttcaactgCTGGTACATGGGGGAATTGATGGACCTACGTTCGCTGTCTTTATATTATTTCCTACCGTGGGCCACTACTAAATGCAGTGGCAGTCAATAATGTCTAGTACTATAGCAAAACCACACCAAGAACCATGCGGTTATGCCTAAACATGTATCTACCTACTATGTTGCAGGCTTCCGTGCTCTTTTGGATAGTATGTATTTTCTTTCCCTGATGGATTTATCTGACATAGTTTTAAATGCCTACAGCAGAAGCCTGGCAGGATCGGCATTGTTGCAGGAACCTGCTTCTACGACGTACACCTTAAACCTTTCATTTGTATCAATTAATTCCTTCTTTTAGCGTTTTTAATAAGGGTTGAGTAAAGAAATGAGACAGCAAACTAAATGTAAATGGTGCACCTGCAACGCCTGGTACACCTCATTTGGGTAGAAACTGCGACTTATCACGACGCCATTTCACTTGATCCAACTGGGAAAACCCCTGTTCAAAGTCAAAACAAAAGAGTTGTCACGCATAAGAACAAACAGTTGAAGCGCGCTTTGTTTATTCCCACGTCTACTTATACCTGCCTTGGTGGTCTTCTTTGGCACGCAGATATCCCTCCACAAGCCCGTGATGGCCGCCACTCCGCCTCTGCTCGTCTTCCTTCTCCTTGCCTTAGGAGTGCTCTCTCCCCGTCCCCACGTGGCGGCCTCTGATGTATCACCCAGCGGCGGCGCTGCAGCCAATCCCTTCACCGCGAGGGCGGCCCTGATCCGGTATTGGAAACGAATGGTGCCCACCAACCGGCCCCAGGCAGACTTCCTCCTCGCCAAGCTCTCCCCGCTCTCCGCCCTCGACTCCGCCACCTTCTCGTCGCTCGTGGCCGACGACCCCTCCGCCCTCTCCCGCCGTCTCCCCGCCCTCTGCGCCGCAGCTCGCCTCCTCTGCTCCCCCGCCACCGCCAACACCTACTCCGCCGCCGCCCGCAAGGACGACTCCTCCGCGTTCGCCTCCTACCAGAACTCCAACTTCTCCGACTACGGCACCGGCGCCGCCGGCGGGCGCAGCTCCTTCAAGAACTACTCCGACGACCTCAACGTGCCCGTCGATACCTTCCGCCGCTACAGCCGCGACTCCACCGGCCACAACGACTCCTTCGCCTCTTACTCTCCTGAAGGCAACGTTGTCACCGCCAACTTCACCAGCTACGGCTCCTCCGCCACTGGCGGTGCCGGAGACTTCGCATCCTACGACCACGAGTCCAACGTCCCCGACCTCAAGTTCACCAACTACGATGCCGATGCTACCGGCCGGCGCCGGTCCTTCTCCAGCTACTCGGATGACACCAACGCTGGAGACCAGTCCTTCGCCGGCTACGGCAAGGACGGCAACGGCGTGCCCACCTCCTTCACCAGCTACGCCGACAACTCCAACGTCATCGGCTCCTCCTTCGCCGGCTACGGCGAGGGCGCCAACGGCGCTAACGACTCCTTCGCCTCCTACGGGTTCAATGGGAACGTGCCGGAGAACAACTTCCGGTCCTACGGCGACGGCGGCAACTCCGGGTCGGAGCGGTTCACCAGCTACCGCGACCAGTCCAACGTCGGTGACGACAGCTTCACCTCCTACGCAAAGGGCGggaacgccgccgccgccgacttCGTCAACTACGGGAACTCCTTCAACGAGGGCAGCGACTCCTTCAAGGGCTATGGCGAGGGCTCCTCCAAGCACAGTGTCACGTTCAAGAGCTACGCCGCAGATAACACCTCCTTCAAGGCCTACGCCAAATCCGGCGTCGACTTCAAGGCCTACAGAAACTCCTCCGTCATCCCCTCATCGTCCTCCTCCGACGCCGCCGCGACaggctctctcctctccctccggAAGGCTGGCGGAAGACCGGCGAACCGGTGGCTGGTGGAGCCGGGGAAATTCTTCCGTGAGCGCGACCTGCGTCGGGGGAGCGTGATGCCAATGCCGGACATCCGGGACAAGATGGCGCCGCGGTCCTTCCTCCCGCGCTCGATCGCGGGGCGGATCCCGTTCTCCGCCACCGAGGTCCGGCGGATCTTCGGGATCCCGGCTGATACGGCGCTGGGGAAGGCGGTGGCGGACACGGTGGCCGAGTGCGAGCGGGCGCCCAACCGCGACGAGACGAAGCGGTGCGCCACCTCGGCGGAGGACGTGATCGACTTCGCTGTCTCCGTACTTGGAAGCGACGTGGTGGTGCGGAGCACAGCGAACACGACGGGCTCCAAGGGGAACATCCTCATAGGGAAGGTGGGCGGGGTGAATGGCGGTAAGATCACCAAGTCGGTGTCATGCCACCAGAGCTTGTTCCCATACCTAGTATACTACTGCCACTCGGTGCCAAAGGTGCGGGTGTACGAGGCGGAGATCCTGGCTGTCGAATCGAAGGAGAAGATCAACCACGGCATCGCCATCTGTCACTTGGACACGTCGGACTGGAGCGCCAGCCACGGAGCCTTCGTGGCACTGGGGTCCGCGCCAGGGAAGATCGAGGTGTGCCATTGGATCTTCGAAGGAGACATGACGTGGACGGTCGCCGATTGATCCACCCAATCAGCCAGAAGATCTGCCTTCCCACGACACCCCTAAGCGTGTGCAGCTTTTTCAGTTAACTGGTCTTTGCATCGATCATCAATCTGCTCGGGTCCGTTCGATCCCGTTGCGTGGGTAGCTGCAGTCAATAGTTAATTCTTTAGATAATTAAAATGGTGCACACGAAACTGGAGAACTGATGCAGTTTCATGCACAATGCAGCCTTTTTCACTTCCAAGAAAAATCCACATTTGATCCAAAATACCATGAGACACTAAGAGACTATCTTGTCTTAGTTCAGGGCTACCATTAGTATCGAATTCAAGGAGCCATTTACACAGAGTCATCCTCCTGCAAgtggaaatattattttcatgatTTAAA is from Musa acuminata AAA Group cultivar baxijiao chromosome BXJ3-8, Cavendish_Baxijiao_AAA, whole genome shotgun sequence and encodes:
- the LOC135644566 gene encoding BURP domain-containing protein 12-like; this translates as MAATPPLLVFLLLALGVLSPRPHVAASDVSPSGGAAANPFTARAALIRYWKRMVPTNRPQADFLLAKLSPLSALDSATFSSLVADDPSALSRRLPALCAAARLLCSPATANTYSAAARKDDSSAFASYQNSNFSDYGTGAAGGRSSFKNYSDDLNVPVDTFRRYSRDSTGHNDSFASYSPEGNVVTANFTSYGSSATGGAGDFASYDHESNVPDLKFTNYDADATGRRRSFSSYSDDTNAGDQSFAGYGKDGNGVPTSFTSYADNSNVIGSSFAGYGEGANGANDSFASYGFNGNVPENNFRSYGDGGNSGSERFTSYRDQSNVGDDSFTSYAKGGNAAAADFVNYGNSFNEGSDSFKGYGEGSSKHSVTFKSYAADNTSFKAYAKSGVDFKAYRNSSVIPSSSSSDAAATGSLLSLRKAGGRPANRWLVEPGKFFRERDLRRGSVMPMPDIRDKMAPRSFLPRSIAGRIPFSATEVRRIFGIPADTALGKAVADTVAECERAPNRDETKRCATSAEDVIDFAVSVLGSDVVVRSTANTTGSKGNILIGKVGGVNGGKITKSVSCHQSLFPYLVYYCHSVPKVRVYEAEILAVESKEKINHGIAICHLDTSDWSASHGAFVALGSAPGKIEVCHWIFEGDMTWTVAD